In Blattabacterium cuenoti, the genomic window AATGCATTCATATTCCCATTTATTGTAAAATACATCTAGACTATCTCTGGTTGTACCCGAAATATTTGTCACAATATGATGGTTTTTATTTAAAAAAGAGTTAATCAAAGTTGATTTTCCGACATTAGGACGTCCTACGATTGAAAAACGAGGAATAAATTCGTTTTTCAATATTTTTTCTTTTTTTTTCAAAAATTTATGTTTGAATATTTCTATTAATTTATCTAACAATTCTCCCGTACCACTCCCATTTATAGCAGATATATAATAATATTTTTCAAATCCTAAACGAAAAAAATCTGTATCAAAATATACATATTTTCCGTCATCTACTTTATTTACAACTAATAAAATTATTTTTTGACATTTTCTTAATATTTTAGCAATTTCTATATCTTCATCTAAGATTCCTATTTTTATATCTACCAAAAATAAAATAACATCAGATTCTTTGATAGCTACGAAAATTTGGTTTTTGATTTCCTTTTCAAGGATATCATTTTTTGAAGTAGAAAAACCACCAGTATCCACCACAGAAAATTTGATTCCATTCCATTCTGAATTTCCATAAATACGATCTCTTGTCACTCCACTTGTTACATCAACAATAGCCTTTCTTCTTCCTACAAGCCGATTAAATAAAGTTGATTTTCCGACATTGGGACATCCTATTATAGATACGATATAATTCATTTATAAAAATTATTCACAAAGGTAGAATTTTTTTATTAGTTTCATTCTTAGATTATTAGTCAAAGTGTATATTAATGAAAAAAAATAATGCATTGCGTATAGATATTGTTAGTGTAGTCCCTGAAATTCTTTATAGTCCTTTTTCCAATTCTATTATTAAAAGGGCAATTAATAAAGGTTTAATTGATATTCATATTCATGATTTACGTAAATATGGTTTAGGAAAACGAAAAAATATAGATGATTATCCTTATGGAGGTGGAGCAGGAATGGTAATTAAAATAGAACCTGTATATCAGTGTTTTTCCAAACTTTTATCAGAAAGAGATTATGATGAAAAAATTTTTATGACTCCTGATGGAAAGTTATTTTCACAAAAATATGCTCAAAATTTAACTGATAAGAAAAATATTATTATTCTTTGTGGACGCTATAAAGGAATTGATCAAAGAATTAGAGATCACTTAATATCCAAAGAAATATCTATTGGAAATTATATTTTATCTGGAGGAGAATTAGCTGCTGCTGTTGTTGTAGAATCTGTAGTTAGATTATTACCTGGAGTCATACAAAATCAAGAATCCATTCTTACAGATTCTTTTCAAAAAGAATCCTTCATAGCTCCTCCTATTTACACTCGTCCAGTGGTTTATAAAGGATGGTCTGTTCCAAAAATACTTTTGTCTGGACATCATAAGAAAATAAAAGATTGGTTGTATAAAAAATCTATACAATTCAAACGAAAATCGGATTATTAGAGGATTCTTTAAAATGAATTTTACTATAAATTAAACGTTTTATAACTTCATTTATTTTATCAAAATCAAACTCTTTTATTATATCTTGCATCAAATTTCTAATTTGTGTATTACATAAATTTCCTATACTTCCTTCATGAGAATAACAACTCTTAGTAAAAGGTTTGAAACATCCATTTTGGATATCTAAACCTACTTTTTGATAAGCTTCCCTAAAAGAATATCCTTTTTCAATAACCAGCTGGTTCACGACTTCTACACTAAACAAGTATTTATATTTATCATCCTTAAGGATATCCTTTTTCACTATAATATGATTCAACATATATTTAAATATATAAAAACATTTTTTCATTTCTTCAAAAATAGGAATAAATCTTTCTTTAATAATTTGAAAATCTCTATGATATCCGGAACATAAATTAGAAGAAATCAAAGAAATTTCGTTAGGTAACGAAGTTATTCTATTACATTTAGCTCGTATAATTTCAAAAACATCTGGATTTTTCTTATGAGGCATAATACTAGATCCGGTAGTAAGATGATCAGGAAAACTAATGAAATTAAAATTTTGACTTAAATATAAGCAAATATCTTGTGCCATTTTACTTAAAGTTCTTGCCATAGAAGCTAGGGATTCTGAAACAATTCTTTCCATTTTTCCACGTCCCATTTGAGCATACACCACATTATAATTTAAATTTTCAAAACCCAATAAATAGGTTGTCATTTTTCTATTTAAAGGTAAAGAAGATCCATAACCTGCAGCAGAACCTAAAGGATTTTTGTTTACGATACGATATGCGGTGCGCATTAATAATAAATCATCTATTAAACTTTCTGCATATGCAGCAAACCAAAGACCAAAAGAAGAAGGCATAGCTATTTGATAATGAGTATAACCAGGTATTAATATATTTTTGTGCTGTTCACTTAATTTTAATAATAAATCAAAAAAAGAATAAGTCATGTAGACGATTTCCTTGATTTCTGTACGAACAAAAAGTTTTAAATCTACCAAAATTTGATCGTTTCTGGATCTCCCACTATGTATTTTTTTTCCTACATTTCCTAAACGATTGGTTAACAAAAATTCTATCTGAGAATGAATATCTTCTATTCCTTCATCAATCTTAAATTTTTTATTTAAAATTTCGTTAACATAAATGTTACGCAATTCTTGAATTAAAATTTTTAAATCTTTTTGATTTAATAATCCTATACTTTTCAACATAATAATATGAGCTATGGTCCCTATAACATCATGTGGTGCTAAAAGTAAATCTATTTTTGAGTCCTTACTTGAAGTAAAATTTTCTATTTCTTTATTTAAACTAAAATTCGTTTTTTTTTCCCAAATTTTCACGGAATAATATTTTTTCTATATTTGATCAATTCTGAGATAAAACTATAAATTTTATGTAAATAATAAAAATTTACAATAAAAATAAAATTAATGGATTATGAATAAAAAACATAATACAATGAAAGATTATACAGCAGATAGTATTCAATCTCTTGAAGGAATAGAACATATTAGACTCAGACCTTCTATGTATATTGGAGACGTAGGAATTAGAGGATTACACCATTTAGTTTATGAAGTCATAGATAATTCTGTAGATGAAGCTTTGGCAGGTTTTTGCAATAAAATATGGGTAACTATTCATAAAAATGGATTTATAACTGTCTTTGACAATGGTCGTGGAATTCCAATAGACATTCATAAAAAAGAAGGAAAATCGGCTCTAGAAGTCGTTATGACTAAAATTGGTGCAGGGGGGAAATTTGATAAAAATTCATATAAAGTTTCTGGAGGGTTACACGGTGTAGGAATTTCTTGTGTTAATGCACTGTCTAAAAAACTTATAGTTACAATTTATCGTAACGGAAAAATTTATCAACAAGAGTATTTAAAAGGAAAACCCCTTGACTCTGTCAAGTGTTTAGGAAAAACCAATATGCAAGGAACAAAAATTTATTATCTTGCTGATCATTCTATTTTTAATTCGATTATATACAATTATGAAATTTTAGCTAATAGATTAAAAGAATTATCTTTTTTAAATAAAGGTTTGTACTTATTTTTAAAAGACGAGAGAGAAAATATAAAAGAACATTTTTTCTCTCAAAACGGATTGAAAGAATATTTAGCAATTTTAAATAAAAATCAGGAATCTTTAACTAAAGAGATCCTTTTTATTGAAGGGGAAAAAGATAACACTATTGTAGAAATTGCAATGCAATACAATACTTCTTTTAAAGAAAAAATTTATTCTTATGTTAATAATATCAATACTTCTGAAGGAGGAACACATATTTCTGGTTTTCGAAGAGCACTAACAAGAACGTTAAAAAAATATGTGGATGGATATGGTATTTTATCTAATAAAAAAATAGAATTAACTGGAGATGATTTTAGAGAAGGAATTACGGCTATTATATCTGTTAGAGTAATGGAACCTCAATTTGAAGGACAAACTAAAACCAAATTAAGTAATCATGAAGTAGGAGGTATTGTGGAAAAAATTGTAGGAGAGACATTGTATAGTTATTTAGAAGAACACCCTAGTGATAGAAAAAAAATTATTGATAAAATTTTATTAGCAGCTAAAGCGCGTCAAGCAGCTAAAAAAGCTCGTGAATTAATACAAAAAAAGACTCCTATAAGTAGTATTTTACCCGGAAAATTAGCGGATTGTTCTTTCAATAATCCAGAAAACTGTGAAATTTATTTAGTAGAAGGAGATTCTGCCGGAGGTACAGCTAAACAAGGAAGAGATAGAAATTTTCAAGCCATTTTACCTTTGCGAGGGAAAATACTAAATGTTGAAAAAGCGATACAATATAAAATATTTGAAAATGAGGAAATAAAAAATATATTTACTTCTTTAGGAGTTTCTATTGGAACAGAAGAAGATCAAACCATTTTGAACATAAAAAAACTTAGATATAATAAAATTATCATTATGACAGATGCAGATATAGATGGAAGTCATATTTCTACTCTAATTTTAACATTGTTTTTTCGTTATATGAAACCTTTAATAGAAAAAGGTCACATTTATATTGCTACACCTCCACTTTATTTAATTAGAAAAGGAAATCATTCTCAATATGCTTGGAATGATCAAGAAAGAGAAAACATTATCCATAAATTAGGAGGAAGAAAATTTATCAATATACAACGTTACAAAGGATTAGGAGAAATGAATGCAGAACAACTTTGGGAAACGACGATGAATCCCAAAAAAAGAACTTTACGTCAAGTGAATATAGACGATGATTCGGAAGCAGACAAAATTTTTTCCATTCTTATGGGAGACGAAGTTCCCCCACGAAGAAATTTTATAGAAAAAAATGCTATACATGCAAAAATTTATGTTTAGTTTTTAAGTAAAATCGATTATATCGTTATGAATTATATTCAATCAATCCTATTAGGGATTATTGAAGGGATTACAGAATTTTTTCCTATTTCTTCTACAGGACACATGATCTTTGCGGCTTACACAATGGGAATACTAAAAAATAAAATAACCAATTTATTTCTTATTTCTGTTCAGTTTGGAGCCGTTTTATCTGTAATTTTTTTGTATAGAAACAAGTTTTTTTTTCAAAAATTGGATTTTTATCTAAAAATTTTTGTAGCCAGTTTTCCTATAGGTATTTTGGGTTTTTTATTGAACAAAATAACCAATTTTTTTTTAGATAAACCACTCATAGTTGCTTTATCTCTTTTGATAGGAGGATTAGTTCTTTTGAAAGTAGAAATTTTTTATGAAAAAAATTTTTATAATAGAAAAAATAGTATTACTTATTTGAAAGCTTTTATTATTGGATTATTTCAATGTTTAGCTTTAATTCCAGGAGTTTCTAGAAGTGCTACCACCATTGTTGCTTGTATGCTACAAAATGTCAATAGAATAAAAGCTATTGAATTTTCTTTCTTTTTATCTGTTCCTGTTATTGGAATTGCTACATGTAAAAAATTATTTGACTATTATTTTCAATTAAATTCTTTTACATTTAAAGATATAGAATTGTTGTTATTAGGAAATATCGTAGCTTTTTTAACTGGAATAATAGCTATTAAATGTTTCATAAAATATTTAAATAATTTTAAATTATTTGGATACTATAGAATTTTTTTAGGAACTTTTTTTCTTGTTGTACATTATTTAATAAAACCGATTGGAAAATTTTGAATCAAAATTTAATTTATTAGAATTTAAAAATGGAAAAATATTGTTAGTAGATAAACCATGGGGATGGACTTCTTTTGATATTGTTAAAAAAATAAAAAGCTATATTCTCACTGATGCTATAAAAAAAGAAAATTTAAAAATCGGACATGCAGGTACTTTAGATCCTTTTGCTACAGGTTTATTAATTGTATTAACAGGAAAATATACTAAAAAAGTAAATGAAATTCAAAATTATAAAAAAGTTTATACAGGCATTATAAAATTAGGTTGTGAAACCTTATCTTTTGATTCAGAAACAGAAGAACATAATTTTTCTTCCATTTCGCATATTACTCCTCAATTGATTAAAAAAATATCTAAAAAATTTTTGGGAGAAATAGATCAATATCCTCCATATTTTTCTGCCTTAAAAACAAAAGGAAAAAGATTTTATGAATATGCTAGAAAAGGTAAAAAAATAGTTCTAAAATCTAGACGTGTAAAAATTTATAAATTTCATATCCTAAAAATAGGAATTCCTTATATAAAATTTTTTATAGAATGTGGAAAAGGGACTTATATTCGATCTATAGCTCAAGATTTTGGTAAAGCGCTTCAAAGCGGAGCTTATATCCTTTCTTTAAGAAGAGAACGGATAGGAAATTTTTATATGAATAGTTCTTCTATGAATATGGAATTAAATATTTCAAAAAAATTTACATGTTATTTACTAGATTAAATTTTGTATTTCTTGTACCACATATGAAACTTTTTTTGATACTCTTCATGAGTAAATGCACCCTTTTTTACTCCTTCTAATAAATGTTTTTTCAATAATATTCCGGTTTTAGAAAAAATGGATTTTACCGTATTGGTAGGTTGTGCCCCTTTCATTAACCAGGACACAGCATTTTTTATTTTTAATACAGTTGAAGGAGGGTCCGTATGAGGATTATAAGTTCCTAGCTTTTCAATAAACTTTCCATCTCTAGGAGCACGAGAATCAGCTACAACTATATGATAAATAGGTCTATGTTTTTTTCCAATTCTTTTTAAACGGATTCTTACGGACATAATTTTATAAATTTATATTATATATGAAACCTTGAAAGGTTTTTTTAGAGTAAAGTAGCCCAAATTTAGATATAATTATCATGTTTTTGAAAAAAAATGGTATATATTTACATTTTTCATAGATAGACCCGTTGTGTAACGGTAGCACAGCAGATTTTGGTTCTGTTAGTTGGGGTTCGAGTCCCTACGGGTCTGTTCCCTACCACATTGGTATAGTTTTTTGATTGGATTCTTTCTTTGAGAATAAAATGAGTATTGGAATGAAAATAAAAAAAGAAAAAGTTTTATTAATAGCTTTTTTAAGTGTTTTGGCATATATCTTTATTCATTTATCCAAATCCTTATTAGGATTAGATA contains:
- the der gene encoding ribosome biogenesis GTPase Der is translated as MNYIVSIIGCPNVGKSTLFNRLVGRRKAIVDVTSGVTRDRIYGNSEWNGIKFSVVDTGGFSTSKNDILEKEIKNQIFVAIKESDVILFLVDIKIGILDEDIEIAKILRKCQKIILLVVNKVDDGKYVYFDTDFFRLGFEKYYYISAINGSGTGELLDKLIEIFKHKFLKKKEKILKNEFIPRFSIVGRPNVGKSTLINSFLNKNHHIVTNISGTTRDSLDVFYNKWEYECILVDTPGVRKKSKIRDNIEFYSTMRTFKTIEHADVCLLMVDAYRGWEKQDMNIFKLVKKNHKGIIILINKWDLFYNKNFYTQKDYELFIRKKISPFDNVPIIFISAKNKDGIHNILPMAYQVLKSRKNRLKTNILNKIMLPILKKNPPTPNKKNKFITIKYCTQLPSCTPKFIFFSNFPQHIKESYKRFVENQIRSHFDFIGVPIQIFFRKK
- the trmD gene encoding tRNA (guanosine(37)-N1)-methyltransferase TrmD: MRIDIVSVVPEILYSPFSNSIIKRAINKGLIDIHIHDLRKYGLGKRKNIDDYPYGGGAGMVIKIEPVYQCFSKLLSERDYDEKIFMTPDGKLFSQKYAQNLTDKKNIIILCGRYKGIDQRIRDHLISKEISIGNYILSGGELAAAVVVESVVRLLPGVIQNQESILTDSFQKESFIAPPIYTRPVVYKGWSVPKILLSGHHKKIKDWLYKKSIQFKRKSDY
- the argH gene encoding argininosuccinate lyase, producing the protein MKIWEKKTNFSLNKEIENFTSSKDSKIDLLLAPHDVIGTIAHIIMLKSIGLLNQKDLKILIQELRNIYVNEILNKKFKIDEGIEDIHSQIEFLLTNRLGNVGKKIHSGRSRNDQILVDLKLFVRTEIKEIVYMTYSFFDLLLKLSEQHKNILIPGYTHYQIAMPSSFGLWFAAYAESLIDDLLLMRTAYRIVNKNPLGSAAGYGSSLPLNRKMTTYLLGFENLNYNVVYAQMGRGKMERIVSESLASMARTLSKMAQDICLYLSQNFNFISFPDHLTTGSSIMPHKKNPDVFEIIRAKCNRITSLPNEISLISSNLCSGYHRDFQIIKERFIPIFEEMKKCFYIFKYMLNHIIVKKDILKDDKYKYLFSVEVVNQLVIEKGYSFREAYQKVGLDIQNGCFKPFTKSCYSHEGSIGNLCNTQIRNLMQDIIKEFDFDKINEVIKRLIYSKIHFKESSNNPIFV
- the gyrB gene encoding DNA topoisomerase (ATP-hydrolyzing) subunit B, giving the protein MNKKHNTMKDYTADSIQSLEGIEHIRLRPSMYIGDVGIRGLHHLVYEVIDNSVDEALAGFCNKIWVTIHKNGFITVFDNGRGIPIDIHKKEGKSALEVVMTKIGAGGKFDKNSYKVSGGLHGVGISCVNALSKKLIVTIYRNGKIYQQEYLKGKPLDSVKCLGKTNMQGTKIYYLADHSIFNSIIYNYEILANRLKELSFLNKGLYLFLKDERENIKEHFFSQNGLKEYLAILNKNQESLTKEILFIEGEKDNTIVEIAMQYNTSFKEKIYSYVNNINTSEGGTHISGFRRALTRTLKKYVDGYGILSNKKIELTGDDFREGITAIISVRVMEPQFEGQTKTKLSNHEVGGIVEKIVGETLYSYLEEHPSDRKKIIDKILLAAKARQAAKKARELIQKKTPISSILPGKLADCSFNNPENCEIYLVEGDSAGGTAKQGRDRNFQAILPLRGKILNVEKAIQYKIFENEEIKNIFTSLGVSIGTEEDQTILNIKKLRYNKIIIMTDADIDGSHISTLILTLFFRYMKPLIEKGHIYIATPPLYLIRKGNHSQYAWNDQERENIIHKLGGRKFINIQRYKGLGEMNAEQLWETTMNPKKRTLRQVNIDDDSEADKIFSILMGDEVPPRRNFIEKNAIHAKIYV
- a CDS encoding undecaprenyl-diphosphate phosphatase, translated to MNYIQSILLGIIEGITEFFPISSTGHMIFAAYTMGILKNKITNLFLISVQFGAVLSVIFLYRNKFFFQKLDFYLKIFVASFPIGILGFLLNKITNFFLDKPLIVALSLLIGGLVLLKVEIFYEKNFYNRKNSITYLKAFIIGLFQCLALIPGVSRSATTIVACMLQNVNRIKAIEFSFFLSVPVIGIATCKKLFDYYFQLNSFTFKDIELLLLGNIVAFLTGIIAIKCFIKYLNNFKLFGYYRIFLGTFFLVVHYLIKPIGKF
- the truB gene encoding tRNA pseudouridine(55) synthase TruB codes for the protein MENFESKFNLLEFKNGKILLVDKPWGWTSFDIVKKIKSYILTDAIKKENLKIGHAGTLDPFATGLLIVLTGKYTKKVNEIQNYKKVYTGIIKLGCETLSFDSETEEHNFSSISHITPQLIKKISKKFLGEIDQYPPYFSALKTKGKRFYEYARKGKKIVLKSRRVKIYKFHILKIGIPYIKFFIECGKGTYIRSIAQDFGKALQSGAYILSLRRERIGNFYMNSSSMNMELNISKKFTCYLLD
- the rpsP gene encoding 30S ribosomal protein S16, which codes for MSVRIRLKRIGKKHRPIYHIVVADSRAPRDGKFIEKLGTYNPHTDPPSTVLKIKNAVSWLMKGAQPTNTVKSIFSKTGILLKKHLLEGVKKGAFTHEEYQKKFHMWYKKYKI